The Cricetulus griseus strain 17A/GY unplaced genomic scaffold, alternate assembly CriGri-PICRH-1.0 unplaced_scaffold_85, whole genome shotgun sequence genomic interval tagaagaaaaaattctaattttatttgaagatactttgtttttctagaaaagtAGAGCAAATTGTGAGAAATAAGGCTTTTTGTCTGACCAGAATATCTTGAAAAAACGAATTGGTACATAAAATTTGCTGTCAGTGAGATTCTATTTTCTCCCCAAGTCCACAGTACTGTTTTTAAGCTCAAGTTGAACATTTCACTatggcaaaatgaaataaattacccTGCATCatcctgaaatagaaaaaaatctatcctGTATGTTATAAATTAAGCTAAAACATCAATATAATTGTTGAGAAAAAAGAATCTCTTTTTGATTATTTGATGCagtcttatttgaaaaaaataattctgttggTTCAGAACTAGTCTTGCCTTTCCATCTCACCTTCTTTCTCATTAATAAGATACCACAATgctgaaatttctttattgtacttGCGACATGGTCCACACTAAAAATGCATTTGTTATTTATCTGAAAATGGCATTTAAAGTGGAGAGGATCTTGGATTTTTTCTGGTAAATGAAACCTATCTGAAACCAAATACTTGCCAAGTTCTCATTTCTAGGAGCCATGAAATGCATATCTCCTCTTCTCCAGCCAGTCGCTAAAGCcagactcttttttgtttgtttgttttgctttttcgagacagcgtttccctgtggctttggaggctgtcctggaactatctcttgtagaccaggctagtcttgaacttacagtgatccacctgcctctgccttccgcgtgctgggattaaaggtgtgcaccaccacttcccggCCATAAAGCTAGACTCTTACAAGGCATATTAGAGCCTAGACACTTCCCTTTTGGTACCTCTCTATTAATTATTTCCCTTAACTTGTTGATGCTAACACCTTAGTTTCAACCCTCATCACTTTCTCTCTGGATTTTTGAAGTAGCATCCTCAGTGGTATCCATACTTCTTAATCTTGGATATTTATATCCTTCAATCTGTTCTAAATCTTTTCTCCACTGTCTTCCTCAACTCTTCTGCACATTGTTTTCTAGTCATTCTTTTATGaacatgctattttatttcttatttcttactaTATTTCTTCATTGATTACAGTAGATTAGAATAATAAATACCTGCTACTTTACCTGATGTTTTAACTTTTAGGTTTCCAAGGTCTGCAACGCTGAAAGCTATTTCTTATTACTGTGTACTTTTTCAGCTAATACATGAATCTTCAACACTGCTTTTCTCTTACTGAGAACCTAATCACACTGCAGTGTTCTAGTGTTAATTTGCCCATGGAATTCATAGTGCTAGAAAGATTTATTGTGACTCACACATGCAGTTTTGTCCATGTAACTAAGATGTCACTGCCTAAGGCACAGGGCCGTTTTGCCAGGACATTGTTGAGAAGTCAAGAGATCATTCTGGATCCAAAGGGCATGCTAATTCACTAGAAGAAAGTGGATGAGAACTTGGAGACAAATCTCAGtaaggtttttaattttgttatttcagTTAATTACTTAGATTTGGAAATCTAGAACCCTAGTTTGCCAATAAATAGGAAAAGTGAAGCAAATGCTTGGCAAACcttgacttaaaataaatttcaatttgaAGAACATAGGAGGAAAATTCTATCATTTTTAATAGTATATGATTATAGAATTTTTAGCAACCTATATAAAGAAGTAATTCAATTTACAGAGGTGAAAGGAAAGTCACCTCAAAGATTTTTAATTCAGCTGCTTTTAGTAGGAAGCatggctttcttttaaaaggataACCATTGAAAAACTTTCTGCTTCTTTATACATTTATACCTCTACCTTTAATGCACCTTTGGATGTTGGTGCCCCTGGGCAACCTCAAGGAATCAGGTTATTTGTGTATGCTTTATTTCCCTCAGTAAGGCTTCTGGGCACCATCTAAAACAGTAACTTTCAACTATGGATACAGTTTAAAATCTTATTGGCAATGTATAAGAAATATGGTTATCTTGGAACTATCCCAGAGATTTTAGTTTGATATAGAGGAAGACTGAACTATGCATTTCCTAAAATCTATCCGGAAGAATTTTACATGTAATGACAGAgtgtgaaagacccctgccccttagctcttaagtttgcctccttcTCTGGTCGGCAGCTGAtcttaaagatgctttcttctgcctctgcctgcatcCCACCAGCCAGCCCATATTTGCCTTTGAATGGCAGGACGCTGACCTTGGAATCTCTGGGCAGCTAACTTGGACTAGGTTACCTCAAGGGTTTAAGAACAGCCCTACCCTTTTTGATGAAGCTTTACATCAGGACCTGGCAGAATTCCGGGTTCGGTACCCCGCACTAATCCTCTTACAATATGTAGATGACATCCTCTTGGCAGCCAAAACCCAGGGGGAATGTAAGGAGGCCACTCAAGCCCTCCTCCAGACTCTTGAGAGCCTAGGGTACCGAGCATCCGCCAAGAAGGCCCAGATATGTCAGAAACAGGTGACCTATTTAGGATACAAGATAAAGGATGGACGGCGATGGCTAACGGAAGCCCGTATGCGAGCCATCTTAGACATTCCCACCCCACAAAATCCCCGCCAACTGAGAGAGTTCTTGGGAACGGCAGGCTTCTGCCGCCTATGGATCCCCGGGTTTGCCGAAATGGCGGCTCCCCTCTACCCCCTCACTCGGCCAGGGGTTGCTTTTAAATGGGAAGAGCCCCAAAAGAAAGCCTTCACCGACATCAAAAAGGCTCTCCTTGAATCACCAGCCCTGGGTCTACCGGACTTAGCTAAGCCATTTGAACTCTTTGTAGATGAGAAGAGGGCTATGCTAAGGGAGTCCTCACTCAAAAACTGGGGACTTGGAGAAGGCCCACTGCATACCTCTCCAAGAAATTGGATCCTGTGGCATCGGGATGGCCACCCTGCCTTCGAATGATTGCCGCTATAGCCCTGCTGGTAAAAGATTCTCACAAGCTAACCTTGGGGCAGCCTTTGACCATACATGCCCCTCATGCTGTTGAGGCAGTCATCAGACAGCCTCCAGATAGATGGCTTACTAATGCCCGAATGACTCATTACCAGACTATGCTGTTGGACAAAGACCGGGTCCACTTTGGGCCTTTGGTGACTCTGAACCCAGCCACCGtgctccccctccctggggagcccgAGGCTCATGATTGCTTACAGGTACTGGCCGAGGCCCATGGGGCGAGACCCGACCTGACTGACCAGCCTCTACCCAGCCCGGACCATATCTGGTTCACGGATGGAAGCAGCTTTTTGCATCAAGGAGAACGAAGGGCGGGCGCAGCAGTCACCACAGAGAATCAAGTTGTCTGGGCCCAGGCACTCCCTCCTGGAACTTCCACGCAGAGGGCAGAACTCATAGCACTCACGCAGGCTCTAAAATTGGCAGAAGGTAAGAGGCTCACCGTGTACACAGACAGTCGTTACGCCTTCGCCACTGCCCATATACATGGAGAAATTTATAGACGGAGGGGATTGCTTACCTCAGAAgggaaagacattaaaaataaggagGAAATCCTCGCTCTCCTAAGGGCTCTTCATCTGCCCGCCGCCTTAAGTATCATACATTGCCCCGGACACCAAAAAGGGGATTCTTTTGAAGCAAGGGTCAATCGAAGGGCAGACTTGGCGGCCCGAGAGGCGGCCCTGACTACAGACAACACTAACCTCCTGGCTCTAGAGCCCACCAACGACCGTCCCTCCCCCTCATGGGACTATGAACAAAGAGACATCCAAACCCTAGAGAAATTGGGAGCCACAAAGGAACCAAACGGGGATTGGATTTATGAAGGAAAGACTGTCATCCCCTACCGGGTAACCAAGTACCTAGTGACATTTTTACATAAGATGACACATCTGAGCTCCAAGTAGATGCGGGAGCTCCTCGAACGAGAAGAGGAATTCAATTTCCTTTTGGGGaagaatgacattttaaaacaggTAACTGAGCAATGTGATGTGTGCGCCCGAGTCAACGCATCCAGACTGAAGCTTCCTCCCGGGAACCGGGTCAGAGGCTACCGGCCCGGAACACATTGGGAGATAGATTTTACTGAGATTAAACCAGGTAAATATGGATACAAGTATCTATTATTTTTTCTAGACACCTTTTCAGGATGGGTTGAAGCCGTCCCTACTAAACATGAAACAGCCAAGATCGTTACTAAGAAATTGCTTGAAGAAATCTTTCCCCGTTATGGGATGCCTCAGGTACTGGGAACAGACAATGGGCCCGCCTTCGTCTCCCAGGTAAGTCAGTCAGTGGCCACCTTGTTGGGGATTgattggaaattacattgtgcttATAGACCCCAAAGTTCAGGACAGGTAGAAAGGATGAATAGAACAATCAAGGAGACTTTAACAAAATTGTCACTTACAACTGGCACTAGAGACTGGGTCCTCCTACTCCCCCTAACACTCTACTGCGCTCGCAATACCCCTGGGCTACATGGGCTCACACCTTTTGAGATCCTGTATGGAGTACCTACCCCTATCATTAACTTTCTTGATCAAGATGTCTCAGATTTCGCTAACTCCCCTTCTCTCCAAGCTCATTTACAGGCCCTCCAACTAGTACAACAGGAGGTCTGGAAACCCCTTGCTCAAGCCTATAAAGACCAGAGGGACCATCCTGCCATTCCCCATTCCTACCAGATCGGGGACACAGTCTGGGTCCGGCGTCACCAGACCAAGAACCTCGAACCCCGCTGGAAGGGACCCTACATCGTTTTGCTTACCACCCCCACCGCACTCAAAGTAGACGGCATTGCAGCTTGGATATATGCTTCCCATGTAAAGCCAGCTCGACCCACCGATTCAGCCACTGCATCAGAATGGACCGCGCACGGCACTCAAAATCCTTTGAAGATAAGACTCTCTCGTACACCCTCCTGTTGattgtttgtctgtttacccCCCATGTAGCAACCAGCCCCCATACCATTCATGCGTTAACTTGGCAGGTTCTTTCCCAGACCGGGGAGGTCATTTATGAGACCACCAAAAACCATGCCCTCGGTATATGGTGGCCTACATTGACACCCGATTTCTGTGACTTGGTCGCTGGTCTAGATATCTGGGACATTTCACATTGTTACCCTAAAGCTTGCAGCAATGGCAACGATTTGCCACGAATGCGCAGGTCACTCCAAAGTTAGAGAGAAACCACTCCTGGATACAGCAGTCAATGGGCCAAAGACCAACTGTCGGGCAAGGACTTTTATGTCTGCCCTAGAGACGGACGGGCCTGGAAGCAGACTCAGACTTGTGGGGGTCATGGACAATTTTTCTGTGCCGCTTGGGGATGTGAAACAACAGGGGATGCTTACTGGAAGCCTTCATCCTCATGGGACAAGATTCAGGTAACCAGAGGATGGCAAAAGGGCTCCACCGGTACCACCTCTATGCCTCTCCTCATTTCCTTTACGGATAAGGGTAAGAAAGCAACAGAATGGCAGAAGGGATATGTTTGGGGCTTTCGCTGGTACCTGTCGGGACCAGACCGGGGGGCCATCTTCAAAATTCGACTCAAAATAGAAACTATCACCAAAACCATAGGCCCAAACCCAGTTCTGACAGACCAGAAACCTCCCACCAAGCCTCATGGGTTTCGGCCCCATAGGCCTCTACCCCATCTCCCACCCTCGCCAACGCCCTCATCCAAAACTACTACCCTTACGGTTAAGACTCCAGTTCACATCCCCACCTCCCCATATCCAGGGACAGGGGACAGATTACTTGAACTGATACAAGGGGCTTACTTGGCCCTCAATTTCTCAGACCCCAGCAAGACTCAGTAATGCTGGCTATGCCTAGTTTCCCAGCCCCCGTATTATGAAGACGTAGCAGTACTGGGCAACTACTCTAACCAAACCTCAGCGCCTACCAATTGTGGAACTGCCATGCAGCACAAGCTTACATTGTCTGAGGTCTCAGGAAAGGGACTATGCATAGGCAGGGTTCCTCCCTCATATCAAGAATTATGTAACCAAGTAGAGCCATTATCTCAGGACAGCCGATACCTTGTTGCCCCTTATGGAACTTATTGGGCTTGCAGTACTGGTTTGACCCCTTGCGTCTCTACCACCATCCTAAATGCCACTACtgacttttgtatattgacagAACTTTGGCCCAGAGTCACATATCACCAACCTGAATATGTTTACATGATACTAGAGAAGTCAACCCGGCATCAGAGGGAGCCAATGTCCTTAACCGTGGCCCTATTACTAGGAGGAATAACTATGGGAGGTATAGCAGCTGGCATAGGGACCGGTACTGTTGCCTTACAGGAAACTAGTCATTTCAAACTTTTACAGCAAGCCATGCATACTGATATCCAGGCCCTAGAAGAGTCAGTCAGCGCACTTGAGAAATCCTTAACATCACTCTCTGAGGTAGTCCTGCAGAACAGACGAGGGTTAGATTTATTATTTCTACAGGAAGGAGGACTATGCGCTGCCCTCAAGGAAGAATGCTGTTTTTATGCAGATCATACAGGAATAGTTAGGGACAGCATGGCCAAACTTAGGGAAAGGCTTAAACAGAGGCAACAGCTATTTGAGTCTCAACAAGGATGGTTCGAAGGATGGTTTGCTAAGTCCCCCTGGTTCACTACCCTCATATCCACGCTCATGGGACCTCTGGTTATTCTATTTTTGATCCTTATATTTGGTCCCTGCATTCTGAACAAGATGACTCAATTCATCAGAGAACGACTATCTGTTGTACAGGCCTTAGTCTTAACTCAACAATACCACCAGCTAAAGCAAATAGATCTAGAATATCCAGAGACCTCTGAATGAAAGATTCCATTCAGTTACAAGggaaatgggggaatgaaagacccctgccccttagctcttaagtttgcctcccCCTCCGGTCAGCAGCTGATGGGGCGCGCGGCGGATTCCTCGCTCCTGTGCCTCCCCGATCTCCACtcccgccggcctccacttcccccgccgcCGTACGTCCGGCCGCCGGTTCCCTCCAAAGCTGGTCCACCCCGGCGGGGCCCCCATGCCCCTTGCCCACCCGCCTGGCACtgcgccccggggctggggctgAGCAAGGAGCCCGCGAGGAGCcccgagggcgagcaccaggtgggccggcacgagggcgagcaccaggtgggccggcacgagagcgaacaccaagtgagccggcctggggCCCTGCCCCCGAGCCCCCGCCCGATGaggaacactccgtcccaaggtctccgcccccaaggtcagccatctggacgtggagggggaattgagtctgttgtaccaaaCACcacagaccttgagaatatgctggtctggaatggctctgtgcctcatttgaaccacccaatagaaatgactctgtactttacctcatttgaatgactctgtatttcacctcatttgaataacacTGTACtgcacctcatttgaataactctgagTAGCGCCTCATTTatattgaccaatgggaatagctctgtactgcgcctcatttgaattatccaatagaatccctgcttctcgcttgcgctttttgctatataaggacccctctcccttggctcggcgcgcttggcctcacagaagctaagtcgccccgggtacccgtgtatccaataaagcctcttgctatttgcatccaagttcgtggtctcgctgattgttgtgtacgggtctccttctacgaaagtacctcttcgggggtctttcaagtgTTTGTGGTATAAACCTTTAATTGACATTTTCCAAATAAAGATTCAACTACTTTTTAAAGGCTACTCATCCCAATGAAAACCAGATTTGGCCTAAGTACCCAGTAATCAGCTTTTTGCATCTGCTATGATGTCA includes:
- the LOC113839223 gene encoding LOW QUALITY PROTEIN: uncharacterized protein LOC113839223 isoform X2 (The sequence of the model RefSeq protein was modified relative to this genomic sequence to represent the inferred CDS: substituted 2 bases at 2 genomic stop codons), encoding MRELLEREEEFNFLLGKNDILKQVTEQCDVCARVNASRLKLPPGNRVRGYRPGTHWEIDFTEIKPGKYGYKYLLFFLDTFSGWVEAVPTKHETAKIVTKKLLEEIFPRYGMPQVLGTDNGPAFVSQVSQSVATLLGIDWKLHCAYRPQSSGQVERMNRTIKETLTKLSLTTGTRDWVLLLPLTLYCARNTPGLHGLTPFEILYGVPTPIINFLDQDVSDFANSPSLQAHLQALQLVQQEVWKPLAQAYKDQRDHPAIPHSYQIGDTVWVRRHQTKNLEPRWKGPYIVLLTTPTALKVDGIAAWIYASHVKPARPTDSATASEWTAHGTQNPLKIRLSPTSPHTIHALTWQVLSQTGEVIYETTKNHALGIWWPTLTPDFCDLVAGLDIWDISHCYPKACSNGNDLPRMRRSLQSXRETTPGYSSQWAKDQLSGKDFYVCPRDGRAWKQTQTCGGHGQFFCAAWGCETTGDAYWKPSSSWDKIQVTRGWQKGSTGTTSMPLLISFTDKGKKATEWQKGYVWGFRWYLSGPDRGAIFKIRLKIETITKTIGPNPVLTDQKPPTKPHGFRPHRPLPHLPPSPTPSSKTTTLTVKTPVHIPTSPYPGTGDRLLELIQGAYLALNFSDPSKTQXCWLCLVSQPPYYEDVAVLGNYSNQTSAPTNCGTAMQHKLTLSEVSGKGLCIGRVPPSYQELCNQVEPLSQDSRYLVAPYGTYWACSTGLTPCVSTTILNATTDFCILTELWPRVTYHQPEYVYMILEKSTRHQREPMSLTVALLLGGITMGGIAAGIGTGTVALQETSHFKLLQQAMHTDIQALEESVSALEKSLTSLSEVVLQNRRGLDLLFLQEGGLCAALKEECCFYADHTGIVRDSMAKLRERLKQRQQLFESQQGWFEGWFAKSPWFTTLISTLMGPLVILFLILIFGPCILNKMTQFIRERLSVVQALVLTQQYHQLKQIDLEYPETSE